Proteins co-encoded in one Pirellulales bacterium genomic window:
- a CDS encoding UbiD family decarboxylase encodes MPYRTLGDFLDELETAGELARIGIEVDTDLEIAEITRRVAETGGPGLLFQNVKGVRAAVATNLLGTERRICRALGVQSLAETTERVRDSLGGEATGGWFDRLKLARESASDRWQPRPVKTGACQQVVRLASDVDLTALPALRNWPDEPGRFIHAGLLLSCDPDRGERHVDRCDLQVLDKTRLAVLLSPRQPIARLLARVRKPPREKGPGEKGPGEKGTVPFCSEDSTKGDSPRRLSAPMPVAVVLGGDPAYRLMAGSPLAAALSPLPLGGLLRGQPIELVKCRGIDLGVPADADMVLEGYIDPSAAWVDAGPVGAAGGFYSVLQSAPVMNVAAVTERTSPICPAIIPGHSFGEPQALAHAAERIFLPLVQAVVPELVDYSLSDWGGSQRFLVLAIRKTYPHQARRVAAAIWGWEPLMTAKVIVIVDGDIEVHDARQVWSCVGAHVHPGRDVFFHSGPGHFADHAAPIAGLGQAMAIDATAKLPDEHPRPWPAALATPDAIHDLIRTRWRQYGLPPLPSPRSENAG; translated from the coding sequence ATGCCTTATCGCACCCTTGGGGATTTTTTGGACGAATTGGAAACGGCCGGGGAGTTGGCGCGTATCGGCATCGAGGTGGACACGGATTTGGAGATCGCCGAGATCACGCGGCGCGTCGCGGAGACCGGCGGGCCTGGTTTGCTATTCCAAAACGTCAAAGGGGTTCGGGCAGCGGTAGCGACGAACTTGCTCGGCACCGAGCGGCGAATCTGTCGTGCGCTCGGAGTCCAATCACTTGCGGAGACGACAGAACGAGTCCGCGACAGCCTCGGCGGCGAAGCCACCGGCGGTTGGTTTGATCGACTGAAGCTGGCCCGCGAATCGGCGAGCGATCGCTGGCAGCCGCGGCCGGTGAAGACTGGAGCTTGTCAGCAAGTGGTGCGACTGGCCAGCGACGTCGATTTGACGGCGCTGCCGGCGCTGCGCAACTGGCCGGATGAACCGGGCCGATTCATCCACGCCGGGCTGCTATTGTCCTGCGATCCCGATCGCGGAGAGCGGCATGTCGATCGATGCGATTTGCAAGTGCTCGATAAGACGCGACTGGCGGTGCTGCTTTCGCCGCGGCAGCCGATCGCGCGGCTCTTGGCGCGTGTCCGAAAACCGCCCAGGGAAAAGGGGCCCGGGGAAAAGGGGCCCGGGGAAAAGGGGACAGTCCCCTTTTGTTCCGAAGACTCCACAAAAGGGGACAGTCCTCGGCGGCTTTCTGCGCCGATGCCGGTGGCCGTCGTGCTCGGCGGCGATCCAGCATATCGGCTGATGGCCGGCTCGCCGCTCGCCGCGGCGCTCAGCCCGCTGCCGCTGGGCGGCTTGCTGCGCGGGCAACCGATCGAGCTGGTCAAATGCCGCGGCATCGATCTGGGAGTTCCGGCCGATGCCGATATGGTTTTGGAGGGCTACATCGATCCATCGGCCGCTTGGGTTGATGCCGGGCCGGTCGGCGCGGCCGGGGGCTTTTACAGCGTGCTGCAATCGGCGCCGGTCATGAATGTCGCGGCCGTCACCGAGCGCACCAGCCCGATTTGCCCGGCGATTATCCCCGGTCATTCGTTCGGCGAGCCGCAGGCGCTAGCTCATGCCGCCGAGCGGATATTCTTGCCGCTCGTGCAAGCCGTCGTGCCGGAGCTGGTGGATTATTCGCTCTCGGATTGGGGCGGCTCGCAGCGATTCCTCGTCCTCGCGATTCGCAAGACATATCCGCACCAGGCCCGCCGCGTGGCGGCGGCGATTTGGGGCTGGGAACCGCTGATGACCGCGAAGGTGATCGTGATAGTGGACGGGGACATCGAGGTCCACGATGCGCGGCAAGTCTGGTCGTGCGTCGGAGCGCACGTGCATCCGGGCCGCGACGTGTTCTTTCACTCCGGCCCCGGCCACTTCGCCGACCACGCCGCGCCGATTGCCGGCCTGGGGCAAGCGATGGCCATCGACGCGACCGCGAAACTGCCCGACGAACATCCGCGCCCTTGGCCCGCCGCACTGGCGACTCCCGATGCCATCCACGATCTGATCCGCACCCGCTGGCGCCAATACGGCCTCCCACCGCTGCCGTCGCCGCGATCGGAGAACGCTGGATGA
- a CDS encoding redoxin domain-containing protein gives MRRDDGIGIWSSAARRWSNVCGAAMLVWVAVVCGIRAEEAAKGPAAGRDIAPAIGQTAASDRAAARNLDRHVPNFVVKDSAGETRALAEYGDKRAVVLVFVSTECPIANEYLPIVDQLAKKYADQSVQFLAIYSSPSDDAAKIAAHVKQFEIKIPALYDQDQQILRAAGAERTAEALVLDARRVVRYRGRIDDRFGYNYHRDSATQNDLEAALDELLAHREISTATTPVQGCLISLRKPDHPPTDVTYSNQVVRILQDKCQSCHRPGTVAPFSLLEPDDAVHWADMIKQVVQERRMPPWHADSRYGKFENDRRLSQDQIDTLVSWIDAGTPLGDKSRMPPPRTFAEGWTIGEPDVVFELPEEVTVASTGTVPYQFFETPTNFKEDVWIQAAEARPGNRKAVHHIIAFYRDPKLPEKQRVQDQWIAGTAPGDMALVLPPGVGRRIPAGATIVWQMHYTPTGKEEKDRSQLGLIFYKGKDPPEHNVESHGIGNHRFLIRAGEPNYKVESDFTLPRDATVLSFMPHMHLRGKDFLYRATYPDGRSETLLSVPRYDFAWQSTYRCAEPLQLPKGTRLHCTAHYDNSADNPANPDPTKSIRWGDQTWDEMMIGYVDFYWNDAAAKK, from the coding sequence ATGCGGCGAGATGACGGAATCGGGATTTGGTCGAGCGCGGCGCGACGGTGGTCGAATGTTTGCGGCGCGGCGATGCTGGTTTGGGTCGCGGTCGTTTGCGGGATCCGCGCGGAGGAAGCGGCGAAGGGACCAGCGGCGGGTCGCGATATTGCGCCTGCAATCGGGCAAACGGCCGCAAGTGACCGCGCAGCCGCGCGGAATCTTGATCGCCATGTGCCGAACTTTGTCGTGAAGGACTCCGCGGGCGAGACGCGGGCGCTGGCGGAATATGGCGACAAGCGGGCAGTCGTGCTTGTGTTTGTCTCGACCGAGTGCCCGATCGCCAATGAGTATCTGCCGATCGTCGATCAACTTGCCAAGAAGTATGCCGATCAGTCGGTGCAGTTCTTGGCCATCTATTCCAGCCCGAGCGACGATGCGGCGAAGATCGCGGCGCACGTGAAGCAGTTCGAGATCAAGATTCCCGCGCTTTACGATCAGGACCAGCAGATTCTGCGAGCGGCCGGTGCGGAGCGCACGGCCGAGGCTCTGGTGCTCGACGCGCGGCGCGTCGTGCGGTATCGCGGCCGAATCGACGATCGCTTTGGCTATAACTACCATCGCGACTCGGCCACGCAGAACGATCTGGAAGCCGCGCTCGACGAGTTGCTCGCTCACAGAGAGATTTCCACCGCGACGACGCCCGTGCAAGGCTGCTTGATCAGCCTCCGCAAGCCGGACCATCCGCCGACCGATGTAACTTATTCCAATCAGGTCGTGCGCATCTTGCAAGATAAGTGCCAGAGTTGCCACCGGCCGGGGACCGTAGCGCCGTTCTCATTGCTCGAGCCGGACGACGCGGTGCATTGGGCCGACATGATCAAGCAGGTGGTGCAGGAGCGCAGGATGCCGCCGTGGCACGCCGATTCGCGCTACGGCAAGTTCGAGAACGACCGCCGCCTTTCGCAAGATCAGATCGACACGCTCGTGTCTTGGATCGACGCCGGAACTCCGCTGGGGGACAAGAGCCGGATGCCGCCACCGCGCACGTTTGCCGAAGGCTGGACGATCGGCGAGCCGGATGTGGTGTTCGAGCTGCCGGAGGAGGTGACGGTGGCGTCGACGGGGACCGTGCCGTATCAGTTCTTCGAGACGCCGACGAATTTCAAGGAAGATGTCTGGATTCAAGCGGCCGAGGCCCGCCCCGGCAATCGCAAGGCCGTGCATCACATCATCGCCTTCTATCGCGATCCGAAGTTGCCGGAGAAGCAACGGGTTCAGGACCAATGGATCGCCGGCACCGCGCCGGGCGACATGGCGCTGGTGCTGCCGCCGGGAGTCGGGCGGAGAATTCCCGCCGGTGCGACGATCGTCTGGCAGATGCACTATACGCCGACCGGCAAGGAGGAAAAAGACCGCTCGCAATTGGGGCTGATCTTCTACAAGGGAAAGGATCCGCCGGAGCATAACGTCGAATCGCACGGGATCGGCAACCATCGCTTTCTGATCCGGGCCGGCGAGCCGAATTACAAAGTGGAAAGCGATTTCACGCTGCCGCGCGACGCCACCGTCCTCTCCTTCATGCCGCACATGCACCTCCGCGGCAAGGATTTTCTTTATCGGGCGACCTATCCCGACGGCCGCAGCGAGACGCTGCTCTCCGTGCCGCGGTACGACTTCGCCTGGCAGAGCACGTATCGCTGCGCCGAGCCGCTGCAGCTTCCGAAGGGGACGCGGCTGCATTGCACGGCCCATTACGACAACTCGGCCGACAACCCGGCCAATCCCGATCCGACTAAGTCGATCCGCTGGGGCGACCAGACCTGGGATGAAATGATGATCGGCTACGTCGACTTTTATTGGAACGACGCCGCGGCAAAGAAGTAA
- a CDS encoding DUF1028 domain-containing protein — MFHFAVVLRIVAVAFCLTLLVAWSLRAADPAAAGSKSTPATRAAKTAPSDWHTIATFSILGYDPETGEIGAAVQSRVFNVGNGVLWAEADVGAVSTQAAGNVAYGPQALELLKKRVEPADVIKQVRDADPDPLPKDWSKEARQLAVMNAKGETAVYTGPKCNAWAGSKQGKNCTAQGNILAGEEVVGKMVEAFESTEGHLSMRLVAALEAGQAAGGDTRGMQSAALLVVKKNGGPWLNNDSVLRLQVDDNSEPIKELRRLVEKAHPRRRTKG; from the coding sequence ATGTTTCATTTCGCCGTTGTCTTGCGAATCGTCGCGGTCGCATTCTGCTTGACGTTGCTCGTCGCGTGGTCGCTTAGGGCCGCCGACCCCGCGGCCGCGGGAAGCAAATCCACGCCGGCCACTCGTGCCGCCAAAACGGCCCCGTCCGATTGGCACACCATCGCGACCTTTTCGATCCTTGGCTATGATCCGGAGACGGGAGAGATCGGCGCCGCGGTCCAATCGCGCGTATTCAACGTTGGCAACGGCGTGCTCTGGGCGGAAGCCGACGTCGGCGCCGTGTCGACTCAAGCCGCGGGAAATGTCGCCTACGGTCCTCAAGCCTTGGAATTGTTGAAAAAGCGGGTCGAACCGGCCGACGTGATCAAGCAGGTTCGCGACGCCGATCCCGATCCGCTGCCAAAGGATTGGAGCAAGGAAGCCCGGCAGCTTGCCGTGATGAACGCTAAGGGGGAAACGGCCGTCTACACCGGCCCCAAATGCAACGCCTGGGCCGGTAGCAAACAGGGCAAGAACTGCACTGCGCAAGGCAACATCCTCGCCGGCGAAGAAGTTGTCGGCAAGATGGTCGAGGCGTTCGAGAGCACCGAGGGTCACCTCTCGATGCGCCTGGTGGCCGCACTCGAAGCCGGCCAAGCCGCCGGGGGCGACACGCGCGGCATGCAATCGGCCGCGCTTCTGGTCGTCAAGAAAAACGGCGGCCCCTGGCTAAATAACGATTCGGTCCTCCGTCTGCAAGTCGACGACAATTCCGAGCCAATCAAAGAACTGCGGCGGCTCGTCGAAAAGGCCCACCCCCGCCGGCGAACGAAGGGGTAG